From Candidatus Doudnabacteria bacterium, a single genomic window includes:
- a CDS encoding prepilin-type N-terminal cleavage/methylation domain-containing protein, which yields MRNRNKNYRQSGQTLIETIVAIFILTTALTAGLGLAIYAFSSATTSQNEIVASNLAREGVEIVRMMRDSNWLAADAKDPTSVQGWGLQSCADLIGGRLCYPKVYQAVPGYNTYNLTSGNQRAIFAPNPTTSTWSLDATANYDLYLQADGTYSSTANGQAVFARMINIRFNPPDAGTPSVPANTYTFQNPEMIVKSVVAWRGKSCPSFSSNQDLLALSSSCKVVVEEHMTNWKDYR from the coding sequence ATGAGAAACAGAAATAAAAACTATAGGCAAAGCGGGCAAACCCTTATCGAAACCATCGTAGCGATTTTCATTTTGACCACAGCGCTAACCGCGGGGCTGGGGCTGGCAATATATGCTTTTTCCAGCGCAACTACGTCACAAAACGAAATTGTTGCCTCTAATTTGGCCCGCGAAGGTGTTGAAATCGTGCGGATGATGCGCGATTCCAACTGGCTGGCAGCTGATGCCAAGGATCCTACGAGTGTACAGGGCTGGGGATTGCAGTCATGTGCTGACCTCATTGGCGGCAGGCTTTGCTACCCCAAAGTCTATCAGGCTGTTCCCGGATACAATACCTATAATCTTACTTCCGGTAATCAGCGGGCGATTTTTGCCCCTAACCCTACGACTTCCACCTGGTCGTTAGATGCTACGGCTAATTATGATCTGTATCTGCAGGCCGACGGCACTTATTCCTCCACAGCCAACGGTCAGGCCGTTTTTGCCCGCATGATTAACATCAGATTTAATCCTCCGGACGCTGGCACTCCTTCGGTCCCCGCTAATACTTATACTTTTCAGAATCCGGAGATGATCGTAAAATCCGTTGTGGCATGGCGGGGAAAAAGCTGCCCGTCCTTTAGTTCCAATCAAGATCTTTTGGCATTATCTTCGTCCTGCAAGGTCGTGGTCGAGGAGCATATGACCAATTGGAAGGACTATAGGTAG
- a CDS encoding type II secretion system protein, which produces MPNNKFQIPNKISNFKIGKSQSAFTLIETVVATAVFAFVVTSILGVYISTIQLDRKSRAQRAVAQDARFIMEFLAKEVRNGTINYPSYASSTVSGTSDLYIQNQANVVEHFFLSGTNMLINKGGANANMNSSGTKVTNLLFYIQPTTDPYTPAKSANDQPHVTVVLDLQSNYGTAAKDTVTMSLQDSFAISRYTSRR; this is translated from the coding sequence ATGCCAAATAACAAATTCCAAATACCGAATAAAATCTCAAATTTTAAAATTGGGAAGTCTCAATCGGCGTTCACGCTGATTGAGACGGTAGTCGCCACGGCTGTGTTCGCTTTTGTCGTGACTTCAATTCTGGGTGTATATATATCAACCATCCAGCTGGACCGCAAAAGCCGGGCGCAGAGAGCCGTGGCCCAGGACGCCCGGTTCATCATGGAGTTCTTAGCCAAAGAGGTCCGCAACGGGACCATCAATTACCCAAGTTACGCATCAAGCACGGTTTCCGGCACCAGTGACTTATATATCCAGAACCAGGCCAACGTAGTTGAGCACTTTTTTTTGAGCGGAACGAACATGCTCATAAACAAAGGCGGGGCCAACGCTAATATGAATTCCAGCGGCACAAAGGTTACCAATCTGCTGTTTTATATCCAGCCCACAACCGATCCCTATACACCGGCCAAGAGCGCTAACGATCAGCCTCATGTGACAGTGGTCCTGGATCTGCAGTCAAACTACGGAACTGCGGCCAAAGACACCGTGACCATGAGCCTGCAGGACTCGTTTGCTATCAGTCGGTATACAAGCAGGAGATGA
- a CDS encoding type II secretion system protein, which translates to MNLKPITRNLRSDSGFTLIEAVVATAVFAFVVTSILGVYISTIQLDRKSRAQRAVAQDARFIMEFLAKEVRNGTINYPSYASSTVSGTSDLYIQNQANVVEHFFLSGTNMLINKGGANANMNSSGTKVTNLLFYIQPTTDPYTPAKSANDQPHVTVVLDLQSNYGTAAKDTVTMSLQDSFATRQYPLRVFGAGYTTPLYTTPTYPTPASGFATGGAVSTSGSNTVRTFSTSDTLTVFSAGTIQYLIVAGGGGGGQADGAGGGAGGVITGQMSIAAGTYPIIVGGGGTGATGSCLISGDTGSSGSNSSFHGLTAIAGGGGGSYGTSGLNGGSGGGGGAGNGAATAGLGTPNQGHDGMNSNNPPFGGGGGGATAVGGGWTAAAGIGGAGIPSDITGATVYYGGGGGGGANSANGSGGTGGVGGGGTGGTGGGGGNGINGTGGGGGGGGRINTVPNPTCSGGGTGGNGVVLIRYLTNPDITPPVVTAFDVQPKFTSGAVTATFTTTDSGGSHLKDAELWRATARSNCTTTDDSGCNDWAAVESEVAVSDVVWTSLVNTTATGNTLTKTGGAVGTNDAGAVSTRTIDSGDGYVEFTYNGSGFGGFVDGGLSNGNTDQSVADIDFGIKLQQSNFFYAEENGVPKGSAGSYVVGDVFRIAVVGGVVQYSRNGTVFYTSVQSPTYPLLFDTSIKELNSSIANAKIASTVSDSWTGNLTDTPPANIAEVYGLRVHDNAGNTGFQQTKIMVGEVTPPVVTAFDVQPRTTSGSVTATFTATDSGGSHLKNAELWRATARTNCTISDNSGCNDWAVAANTTIPANNVVWTSAVNATATGNTLTKTGGTDGTYDAGAVSTQTIGTDGGYVEFTYASGTGLMAGGLSNGNTDQSDADIDFGIKLQQSSFFYVYEKGVQKGSTGTYAVGDVFRIAVVGGVVQYSRNGTVFYTSVQSPTYPLLFDTSIGGSNNSISNAKIYYPSLDSWSGTMTDTPPTDTSYIYGVHVYDYSGNFGLEPAKIFVSSTSYGVTTSGFYTVYTFTISGTFTVASPQSVQVLVVGGGGGGSGSASGGGGGGGGAGGYNYNANYSVTPGSYSVTVGAGGAGGVANVRANAPNGSNSSFGTITSIGGGGGNGWTDPKASNGGSGGGAEWGDTVGLGTAGQGNNGGLASTTAPASGGGGGGGAGAVGGAGSSTNGGNGGIGLANSITGTSVYYAGGGGGGSTNAAGSASAGGLGGGGVGGKVSAGSPGTAGTGGGGGSGSNGLAGGAGGSGIVIISFLTTPDTTLPVVSAFDVQPRTASSSVTATFTATDSGGSHLQKANLMRAVYDASTCTTTVNTGCVWSVASTITAPAAADTWNAGSSPPAMFSEIPPAASYIYGIQVYDNAGNFGLEPAKIKVDAFGLSASGGTITTSGGVTTATFTTSGTFTVSGSGTIDYLVVGGGGAGGAGGGVGGGGGGAGGVFSGSMAVTAQAYPITIGAGGAGGGAAVGPKGSNTVFGAITALGGGGGGNYCNNATNGASGGGGSYNCTAGTGTAGQGHDGGAGSTDSPYGGGGGGGVSGSGGAGSNTNGGAGGAGIASSITGSPVFYGGGGGGSISSGPPGPGGSGGGGAGGSGASNGTNATPNTGGGGGSGSGAGGSGVVIIRYISPVVEGIAPVVSAFDVQPRSGSNLATATFTATDAGGSHLQKADLWRAPYDASVCNPAGSTAGCNFGASPVDSVNAPPASDGPWNGTLHDYAVGSLVYGLHVYDNSGNTGFEPAKIKVDGHAAFATGGTITTSGIYAIHTFTSSGTFTVIGSSPASVDYLVIGGGGAGGGAGNPGGGGGGAGGMRNGSLAVSPQSYTVTIGGGGASVGANGSNSVFGSITALGGGGGGTYGSAAASGGSGGGGSYTYSVGNGTSGQGNNGGSGTTNSPYGAGGGGGAGAVGGAGSASVGGTGGAGASSTISGATVFYAGGGGGNVSSGTSGPGGAGGGGAGGLGGAGTNGTANTGGGGGGGSGSGGSGIVIIRYLIPVLEATPPVVSAFDVQPRNGSNAVTATFTATDAGGSHLLKADLWKAVYDVSNCNPAGSTAGCNFGATPVNSVNAPAGSDGPWSSSMLDNAAGSVVYGLHVYDNSGNTGFEPAKIRVDAPAAFATGGTITSSGFNEIHTFTSSGTFTPSGSGSIQYLIVGGGGAGGSGSGGTGGGGGGGGGVQTGTLAVTAQPYTVTIGGGGAGGASSGANGSNSVFASITATGGGGGATYGVAPGNGGSGGGGDYNGVAGTGTSGQGNNGGLGSTTSTYGGGGGGGGGTAGGAGSATVGGTGGAGFSSSISGSAIFYAGGGGGGIVSGTPGLGGGGGGGAGGAAGNGTSATPNTGGGGGAGGSSSGLGAAGGSGIVIIRYNPSPSAFLLTSGSSWTVPAGVTSIQTWAIGGGGGAGGAGPADASTGSGGGAGGVAYSAFTVSPGATVSYSLGSAGTGGSGCAGGSTGTAGGNTTVTVGGVTITGNGGGAGGCNTGVGGTGGSFSPSGAAGAAGQGVTGEGGGGYGGAIGGGIGTAGGNAGSTGGQAVDVSGSNAVISAAGFSTSSPGVGGGTASTPANAVNGTSATGVGAGGGGAGWYGGTGGNGLYGGGGAGAAGYQTSTTGGAGGAGAVLITFP; encoded by the coding sequence ATGAATCTAAAACCTATAACCCGTAACCTGAGATCTGATTCAGGCTTTACCCTGATCGAAGCGGTAGTCGCCACGGCTGTGTTCGCTTTTGTCGTGACTTCAATTCTGGGTGTATATATATCAACCATCCAGCTGGACCGCAAAAGCCGGGCGCAGAGAGCCGTGGCCCAGGACGCCCGGTTCATCATGGAGTTCTTAGCCAAAGAGGTCCGCAACGGGACCATCAATTACCCAAGTTACGCATCAAGCACGGTTTCCGGCACCAGTGACTTATATATCCAGAACCAGGCCAACGTAGTTGAGCACTTTTTTTTGAGCGGAACGAACATGCTCATAAACAAAGGCGGGGCCAACGCTAATATGAATTCCAGCGGCACAAAGGTTACCAATCTGCTGTTTTATATCCAGCCCACAACCGATCCCTATACACCGGCCAAGAGCGCTAACGATCAGCCTCATGTGACAGTGGTCCTGGATCTGCAGTCAAACTACGGAACTGCGGCCAAAGACACCGTGACCATGAGCCTGCAGGACTCGTTTGCTACAAGGCAATATCCGCTCCGGGTGTTTGGCGCAGGTTATACCACTCCTCTCTATACCACCCCTACTTACCCGACTCCGGCTTCAGGATTCGCCACCGGCGGCGCTGTCAGTACCAGTGGTTCAAATACTGTCCGTACTTTTAGTACAAGCGACACACTTACGGTTTTCAGCGCAGGGACGATTCAATACCTGATAGTTGCCGGCGGCGGCGGCGGCGGACAAGCTGACGGCGCCGGTGGTGGTGCCGGAGGAGTGATTACAGGACAGATGTCAATTGCGGCGGGTACCTACCCTATAATTGTGGGCGGCGGGGGCACAGGTGCCACAGGCAGTTGTCTAATTTCTGGAGACACTGGTAGCTCAGGGTCAAACTCGAGTTTTCATGGTCTCACTGCTATCGCCGGCGGCGGCGGCGGCAGTTATGGTACCAGCGGTCTCAATGGCGGCTCAGGCGGCGGGGGCGGCGCAGGCAATGGTGCTGCCACTGCCGGGCTTGGAACACCTAACCAAGGACATGACGGCATGAACTCAAACAATCCTCCTTTTGGCGGCGGCGGCGGCGGTGCTACGGCGGTTGGTGGTGGTTGGACTGCTGCAGCCGGCATCGGTGGCGCTGGAATACCTTCCGATATCACCGGCGCGACTGTTTACTACGGCGGCGGCGGCGGTGGTGGTGCTAATAGTGCCAACGGATCTGGCGGTACCGGAGGAGTTGGCGGCGGCGGCACTGGCGGTACCGGCGGCGGCGGCGGCAATGGCATCAACGGTACAGGCGGCGGCGGCGGAGGAGGAGGCCGCATCAATACCGTTCCTAATCCTACCTGCAGCGGCGGCGGCACTGGCGGCAATGGCGTTGTACTCATTCGCTATCTGACAAATCCCGATATTACTCCTCCGGTTGTCACAGCTTTTGATGTTCAGCCAAAATTTACTTCAGGCGCGGTTACCGCAACTTTCACAACCACTGACTCTGGAGGCTCGCATCTGAAGGATGCTGAGCTTTGGCGGGCCACTGCCCGATCCAACTGCACGACTACAGATGACTCCGGCTGTAATGATTGGGCTGCTGTGGAAAGCGAAGTCGCCGTGAGCGACGTTGTATGGACAAGTTTGGTAAATACGACTGCTACCGGAAATACTCTGACAAAAACCGGCGGAGCGGTCGGTACCAATGATGCGGGAGCCGTTTCGACTCGGACCATCGACTCCGGTGACGGTTATGTGGAATTCACTTACAACGGCAGCGGTTTTGGCGGCTTTGTGGATGGGGGATTAAGCAATGGAAATACTGACCAGAGTGTTGCCGATATAGATTTTGGAATAAAGCTGCAGCAAAGTAATTTTTTCTATGCTGAGGAAAATGGAGTGCCTAAAGGCTCTGCCGGCTCTTATGTTGTCGGGGATGTATTCAGAATCGCAGTTGTAGGAGGCGTAGTCCAATATTCGAGGAACGGGACGGTATTTTATACCAGCGTTCAATCGCCGACTTACCCCTTGTTATTTGATACATCCATAAAAGAACTTAATAGTTCAATCGCTAATGCCAAGATAGCCTCAACAGTCTCAGATTCCTGGACCGGAAATCTTACCGATACTCCTCCGGCCAATATTGCCGAAGTTTACGGACTGCGTGTCCATGACAATGCGGGAAACACAGGATTCCAGCAGACGAAGATAATGGTCGGCGAAGTTACCCCGCCTGTCGTCACAGCGTTTGACGTTCAGCCCAGAACTACTTCAGGTTCAGTTACCGCCACATTTACGGCCACTGATTCCGGAGGCTCGCATCTGAAGAATGCCGAGCTTTGGCGCGCTACTGCCCGAACCAACTGCACGATTTCGGATAATTCCGGCTGCAATGATTGGGCTGTTGCGGCAAACACAACCATTCCCGCCAATAATGTTGTATGGACAAGCGCGGTAAATGCGACTGCGACAGGAAACACTCTGACAAAAACCGGCGGAACGGATGGAACCTATGACGCAGGAGCTGTTTCGACCCAGACCATCGGCACTGATGGCGGTTATGTGGAATTCACTTACGCGAGCGGTACCGGCTTGATGGCCGGCGGATTAAGCAATGGAAATACTGATCAGAGTGATGCCGATATAGATTTTGGAATAAAGCTGCAACAAAGTAGTTTTTTCTATGTTTATGAAAAAGGAGTACAAAAAGGCAGTACAGGCACTTATGCTGTCGGGGATGTATTCAGAATCGCAGTTGTAGGAGGCGTAGTCCAATATTCAAGGAACGGGACGGTATTTTATACCAGCGTTCAATCGCCGACTTACCCCTTGTTATTTGATACATCCATAGGCGGCAGTAATAATTCAATCTCTAATGCCAAGATTTATTATCCCTCCTTAGATTCCTGGTCGGGTACCATGACTGATACTCCTCCCACCGATACCTCATACATCTATGGCGTGCACGTTTATGACTATTCGGGAAACTTTGGACTGGAACCTGCCAAGATCTTTGTGAGCTCAACCTCATACGGTGTCACAACTTCCGGTTTTTATACCGTATATACGTTTACGATAAGCGGCACGTTTACGGTTGCATCTCCGCAAAGTGTCCAAGTTCTGGTGGTGGGCGGAGGCGGAGGCGGCAGCGGCAGTGCTAGCGGTGGCGGTGGCGGAGGAGGAGGAGCCGGCGGTTATAATTACAATGCGAATTATAGTGTGACTCCAGGTTCATACTCTGTCACAGTAGGTGCCGGAGGTGCTGGAGGCGTTGCCAATGTCCGTGCCAATGCACCAAATGGTTCTAATTCAAGTTTCGGAACCATCACCTCTATCGGTGGTGGTGGCGGCAATGGTTGGACTGATCCGAAAGCTTCTAATGGCGGTTCGGGTGGCGGAGCGGAATGGGGTGATACAGTCGGATTAGGCACAGCCGGCCAGGGGAACAATGGCGGTCTTGCCTCTACTACTGCTCCTGCCTCCGGCGGCGGAGGCGGCGGAGGCGCAGGTGCGGTTGGAGGAGCCGGCTCTAGCACAAATGGCGGAAATGGGGGAATTGGTCTTGCAAATTCCATCACCGGTACGTCTGTCTACTATGCCGGCGGCGGCGGCGGCGGCTCAACCAATGCTGCAGGATCTGCAAGCGCCGGCGGCCTTGGCGGCGGCGGCGTCGGAGGAAAAGTTTCTGCCGGGTCGCCCGGAACTGCCGGCACAGGCGGAGGCGGCGGTTCAGGCTCGAATGGGCTTGCCGGCGGCGCAGGAGGCAGCGGTATTGTGATCATCAGTTTTCTTACAACCCCGGATACGACGCTTCCTGTAGTATCTGCTTTTGACGTACAACCCAGGACAGCATCAAGTTCTGTTACTGCCACATTCACTGCCACTGATAGCGGAGGCTCGCATCTGCAGAAAGCAAATCTAATGAGAGCGGTTTACGACGCTTCCACTTGTACAACCACGGTCAATACCGGTTGTGTATGGTCTGTTGCATCAACTATCACCGCTCCAGCGGCTGCAGATACTTGGAACGCCGGATCATCACCGCCGGCAATGTTTTCTGAAATTCCTCCGGCCGCATCTTATATCTATGGCATTCAAGTCTATGACAATGCGGGAAACTTTGGTCTTGAGCCTGCAAAGATCAAAGTTGATGCATTCGGATTATCAGCCTCCGGCGGTACCATTACAACCTCAGGCGGAGTTACGACTGCGACATTCACAACCAGCGGTACATTTACGGTTAGCGGTTCCGGGACAATTGATTATCTTGTGGTCGGCGGCGGCGGAGCCGGTGGTGCGGGCGGCGGTGTTGGCGGCGGCGGCGGCGGAGCCGGTGGCGTGTTCAGCGGTTCCATGGCCGTTACTGCTCAAGCCTACCCTATAACAATTGGTGCCGGCGGTGCCGGAGGAGGAGCGGCCGTAGGCCCCAAGGGCTCCAATACAGTATTTGGAGCTATCACAGCTCTCGGCGGCGGCGGCGGCGGTAATTATTGTAATAATGCTACAAATGGCGCTTCAGGCGGAGGCGGCTCTTATAACTGTACTGCTGGAACGGGTACGGCAGGTCAAGGGCATGATGGCGGAGCGGGTAGTACTGACTCGCCATACGGCGGCGGCGGCGGCGGCGGGGTTAGCGGCAGTGGCGGAGCCGGCAGCAATACAAACGGCGGTGCCGGCGGAGCCGGTATTGCAAGTTCTATCACGGGTTCGCCTGTCTTCTATGGCGGCGGCGGCGGGGGCAGTATCTCAAGCGGTCCTCCTGGTCCTGGCGGCTCAGGCGGCGGGGGAGCTGGCGGAAGCGGCGCTAGTAACGGAACAAATGCGACCCCCAACACGGGCGGCGGCGGCGGTTCAGGCAGCGGTGCCGGCGGCAGCGGCGTAGTTATTATTCGTTATATTTCACCTGTAGTGGAGGGCATTGCCCCGGTCGTTTCAGCTTTCGATGTGCAGCCGAGAAGCGGTTCAAATTTAGCTACTGCAACGTTCACAGCCACTGATGCCGGAGGCTCGCATCTACAGAAAGCTGACCTCTGGAGAGCTCCTTATGATGCCAGTGTTTGCAATCCTGCGGGCAGTACTGCCGGATGTAATTTCGGTGCATCTCCGGTAGATTCAGTCAATGCTCCGCCCGCCTCGGATGGCCCATGGAACGGCACCTTGCATGATTATGCCGTCGGGTCTTTGGTCTATGGCCTCCATGTATATGACAATTCAGGCAATACCGGATTTGAGCCCGCAAAGATCAAAGTTGACGGTCATGCGGCATTCGCCACAGGCGGCACTATTACAACTTCTGGTATTTATGCGATCCATACTTTTACCTCAAGCGGTACATTCACGGTTATTGGATCGTCCCCCGCATCAGTTGATTATCTTGTGATCGGCGGCGGCGGAGCGGGCGGTGGTGCCGGCAATCCGGGCGGCGGCGGCGGTGGTGCCGGCGGCATGCGTAACGGTTCGCTGGCAGTTAGCCCTCAATCCTACACAGTAACAATCGGCGGAGGAGGTGCGAGCGTCGGCGCGAATGGTTCTAATTCTGTATTTGGATCTATCACTGCTCTCGGTGGCGGTGGCGGTGGCACTTATGGTTCTGCTGCTGCAAGTGGCGGGTCGGGTGGTGGCGGCTCTTATACCTATTCCGTTGGAAATGGTACGTCCGGTCAGGGTAACAATGGCGGATCAGGTACTACTAATTCTCCTTACGGAGCCGGCGGCGGCGGCGGCGCGGGTGCTGTTGGAGGAGCCGGCAGCGCTTCTGTTGGCGGAACCGGCGGAGCCGGTGCTTCGAGTACCATTTCCGGCGCAACTGTCTTCTATGCCGGCGGCGGCGGAGGTAATGTCTCAAGCGGTACTTCGGGTCCTGGCGGCGCCGGCGGCGGCGGAGCGGGCGGCCTCGGCGGCGCCGGAACAAATGGGACCGCCAATACAGGAGGAGGCGGCGGCGGCGGCAGCGGTTCCGGCGGCAGCGGCATTGTTATTATTCGTTATCTTATACCGGTTCTAGAAGCCACTCCTCCGGTCGTTTCAGCCTTTGATGTGCAGCCGAGAAATGGTTCAAACGCAGTTACCGCAACTTTCACAGCCACTGATGCCGGAGGATCGCATCTTCTGAAAGCTGACCTCTGGAAAGCTGTCTATGATGTCAGCAACTGCAATCCTGCGGGCAGCACTGCCGGCTGTAACTTCGGAGCAACTCCGGTAAACTCAGTCAATGCTCCGGCTGGCTCGGATGGCCCATGGAGCAGCTCTATGCTTGATAATGCCGCGGGGTCTGTGGTCTATGGCCTGCATGTTTATGACAATTCTGGCAATACCGGATTTGAGCCGGCAAAGATCAGAGTTGATGCCCCGGCAGCATTCGCCACAGGTGGCACTATTACAAGTTCTGGCTTCAATGAGATCCATACCTTTACGTCGAGTGGGACTTTCACGCCCAGCGGTTCCGGGTCGATTCAATATCTGATAGTCGGCGGCGGAGGCGCAGGAGGCAGCGGCAGCGGCGGCACGGGCGGCGGCGGCGGAGGCGGGGGAGGAGTGCAAACCGGCACGCTGGCAGTTACTGCTCAACCCTACACTGTAACAATCGGCGGCGGCGGGGCAGGAGGTGCCAGCTCTGGAGCGAACGGTTCTAATTCAGTATTTGCATCTATCACTGCTACCGGCGGCGGCGGCGGCGCTACTTATGGAGTTGCTCCCGGAAACGGCGGTTCCGGCGGCGGCGGCGATTATAACGGAGTTGCGGGAACCGGTACCTCGGGTCAGGGTAACAATGGCGGATTGGGTTCCACTACTTCTACTTACGGCGGCGGTGGTGGTGGAGGAGGTGGTACTGCTGGAGGAGCCGGCAGTGCTACTGTTGGCGGAACCGGCGGCGCGGGTTTTTCGAGTTCCATTTCCGGCTCAGCTATCTTCTATGCCGGCGGCGGTGGAGGAGGCATTGTAAGCGGCACTCCCGGTCTTGGCGGAGGCGGCGGAGGAGGCGCGGGCGGAGCCGCTGGAAACGGTACCAGCGCTACACCCAACACCGGCGGCGGAGGAGGCGCGGGCGGAAGCTCATCAGGACTTGGAGCTGCCGGCGGTTCCGGAATTGTTATTATCCGGTATAATCCTAGTCCTAGTGCATTTTTGCTGACCTCAGGCTCCTCTTGGACGGTTCCTGCTGGAGTTACAAGTATACAAACATGGGCAATCGGCGGCGGCGGTGGGGCAGGAGGAGCCGGACCCGCAGATGCCTCAACTGGTAGCGGTGGTGGAGCGGGAGGAGTAGCCTATAGTGCTTTTACTGTATCTCCTGGGGCGACTGTTTCTTATAGTTTGGGCAGCGCAGGTACAGGGGGTTCCGGCTGCGCCGGCGGTTCGACCGGTACGGCCGGCGGAAATACTACTGTGACAGTAGGCGGAGTAACCATCACCGGAAATGGCGGCGGGGCGGGCGGCTGCAATACGGGAGTCGGCGGTACGGGTGGAAGTTTCAGCCCTAGCGGTGCAGCTGGCGCAGCCGGTCAAGGTGTAACTGGCGAAGGAGGGGGAGGATACGGCGGCGCAATAGGCGGCGGCATTGGTACCGCAGGAGGCAATGCCGGAAGTACAGGCGGTCAAGCTGTGGATGTTTCGGGCTCGAATGCGGTAATATCTGCGGCAGGATTCAGTACTTCGTCTCCTGGTGTTGGAGGCGGCACTGCTAGTACCCCTGCAAACGCGGTGAATGGAACGAGCGCAACGGGAGTAGGCGCGGGCGGGGGAGGAGCAGGTTGGTATGGGGGAACCGGAGGAAACGGTCTGTATGGAGGAGGCGGAGCAGGCGCTGCGGGATATCAAACTAGTACGACGGGCGGAGCGGGCGGAGCCGGAGCAGTTCTTATAACATTCCCTTAA
- a CDS encoding LysM peptidoglycan-binding domain-containing protein: protein MKYIKPHLSPELRAQITPQKRRDVKLTAAGVFFLVASILLIVNLWPKKDISPVVNNKSTAPIAQSTADPAITDQKQVLGAATHQDPEPQFTQYAVKNGDTLFNISQQYNVRWDSIAQINNLAEPYVLHAGQTLKIPQDTTSKVPNKIYTIKNGDTLASIAKQFNITVDDIIAVNPNLQNSDLITVGQVIKLP, encoded by the coding sequence ATGAAATACATTAAACCCCACTTATCACCCGAGCTGAGAGCTCAGATCACCCCGCAGAAGCGGCGGGATGTGAAATTGACCGCAGCCGGGGTATTTTTTTTAGTCGCAAGCATTCTGCTCATAGTCAACCTTTGGCCGAAAAAGGACATCTCTCCCGTAGTTAATAATAAATCAACCGCGCCAATTGCACAATCAACTGCTGACCCGGCAATTACCGACCAAAAACAGGTCCTGGGTGCCGCCACTCATCAGGATCCTGAGCCGCAGTTCACCCAATATGCCGTAAAGAACGGCGATACTCTGTTCAACATCAGCCAGCAGTATAATGTCCGCTGGGACTCGATCGCCCAGATCAACAATTTGGCCGAACCATACGTTCTGCACGCCGGGCAAACTCTGAAGATCCCCCAAGATACCACTAGTAAGGTCCCTAATAAAATTTATACGATCAAAAACGGCGATACGCTGGCAAGCATTGCCAAGCAGTTCAACATTACGGTTGATGACATTATTGCAGTAAACCCAAATCTGCAGAATTCGGATTTAATTACCGTGGGTCAGGTGATCAAGCTTCCCTAA